A single region of the Drosophila takahashii strain IR98-3 E-12201 chromosome 2R, DtakHiC1v2, whole genome shotgun sequence genome encodes:
- the LOC108068658 gene encoding thioredoxin-related transmembrane protein 2 homolog, with product MTWKKQLALLAKPYYWVNILLAISYLLAKKTQFICTRLFNLVGEDEACDLDSREVEILFFLLIVVMIRSRKTGSVTMINYLASSFLYTKVANSILWAYADFRYGLGFLLLCVLVGMVLPEPSYRGPEHITYFRNAQVFEEELVRDKRTTWLICFYTVWNPSCVNFAPVFAELSAEYNTDHLKFGKIDIGRFPDVAQKYRISDSSFSRQLPTVILFQQGKETDRRPCVDAKGKLQKFFFSSDNVRATFGLNQLYKEAVERLPVAPKETKKVQ from the coding sequence ATGACGTGGAAGAAGCAGCTGGCGCTGCTGGCCAAGCCCTACTACTGGGTGAACATCCTGCTGGCCATCTCGTACCTGCTGGCCAAGAAGACGCAGTTCATCTGCACCCGCCTCTTCAATCTCGTCGGCGAGGACGAGGCGTGCGACTTGGACAGTCGCGAGGTGGAGATACTGTTCTTCCTGCTGATCGTGGTGATGATACGGTCGCGCAAAACGGGCAGCGTCACCATGATCAACTACTTGGCCTCGTCGTTCCTCTACACCAAGGTGGCCAATTCCATTTTGTGGGCCTACGCGGACTTCCGCTACGGGCTGGGCTTCCTGCTGCTGTGCGTACTGGTGGGCATGGTGCTGCCCGAGCCCTCGTACCGCGGCCCCGAGCACATCACCTACTTCCGCAACGCACAGGTCTTCGAGGAGGAGTTGGTGCGGGACAAGCGCACCACCTGGCTGATCTGCTTCTACACGGTGTGGAATCCCAGCTGCGTGAACTTTGCCCCGGTCTTTGCCGAGCTCTCCGCGGAGTACAACACGGACCACCTGAAGTTCGGCAAGATTGACATTGGACGCTTTCCGGACGTGGCCCAGAAGTACCGCATTTCGGATAGCAGCTTCTCCCGCCAGTTGCCCACTGTGATCCTGTTCCAGCAGGGCAAGGAGACGGACCGCAGGCCCTGCGTCGACGCCAAGGGCAAGCTGCAGAAGTTCTTCTTCTCCAGCGACAATGTGCGAGCCACCTTCGGTCTTAACCAGCTGTACAAGGAGGCTGTGGAGCGACTGCCCGTTGCGCCCAAGGAGACCAAGAAGGTCCAGTAG
- the Ir56b gene encoding uncharacterized protein Ir56b: MLVDTDLAGGVIRSPYSFDIPHAFIFNESEFQKPIFCGPYMEIVKHFAEAYHYRLLLDPVESLPKKSVVEQDIVTGLYNLSLHGVTMRPDKIGEFTKDTRHSYPLEMMTNCVMVPLAPELPKWMYMVWPLGRYIWTCLFVGTFYVALLLRYVHWREPGNATRSYTRNVLHAMALLMFSPNMNMTVKLKHASSLRVIVFYTLLFVLGFILTNYHLSHMTAFDMKPVFLRPIDTWSDLIHSRLRIVIHDSLLEELRFLPVVNTTSLDPQFDARS, translated from the coding sequence ATGCTGGTCGACACGGACTTGGCGGGTGGTGTGATCCGCTCGCCTTATAGTTTTGACATTCCCCACGCCTTCATTTTCAACGAGTCCGAGTTCCAGAAGCCCATCTTCTGCGGACCCTACATGGAGATAGTAAAGCACTTCGCCGAGGCGTACCACTACCGGCTGCTCCTCGATCCCGTCGAGAGTCTGCCCAAAAAGTCGGTGGTGGAGCAGGACATTGTCACCGGGTTGTACAACCTCTCGCTGCACGGCGTTACGATGCGACCCGACAAGATCGGTGAGTTTACCAAGGATACGCGGCACAGTTATCCGCTGGAGATGATGACGAACTGCGTGATGGTGCCACTGGCGCCCGAACTGCCCAAGTGGATGTACATGGTGTGGCCGCTGGGCAGATACATTTGGACGTGCCTCTTCGTCGGCACCTTCTACGTGGCCCTCCTGCTGAGGTACGTGCACTGGCGGGAGCCTGGGAATGCCACCCGCTCCTACACGCGGAACGTGCTCCATGCGATGGCCCTGCTGATGTTCAGCCCCAACATGAACATGACCGTTAAGCTGAAGCACGCCTCCTCGCTGCGTGTCATCGTCTTCTACACGCTCCTCTTCGTCCTGGGCTTCATCCTGACCAACTACCATCTCAGCCACATGACGGCCTTCGACATGAAGCCGGTGTTCCTGCGACCCATTGACACCTGGTCGGACCTCATCCACTCGCGTCTCCGCATCGTCATCCACGACTCGCTGCTGGAGGAGTTGCGCTTTCTGCCGGTGGTGAACACGACCTCGCTGGATCCGCAGTTCGACGCACGCAGCTGA
- the Ir56c gene encoding uncharacterized protein Ir56c, which produces MQYILNLLGPFARLKVFQEIVWFVSPHQRLDQVDEFIMRMDEAFGETATQTVVNNNTEMRMLHSSARRNHMSFVFTTGAEDPIMKVFSKVLLGRHFYFSMIMYVDKVGNMQPINELLLFAYNQQFMNSMIYFESEEGINQLFGVSKFPSMTFENRTDFLRFIGKVWKKVLNARSDVGGFEFATPLRQDLPHLFQSQGHYDGSTYRIIDTFVKFINGGFAELIMPPDTLGGQVINMKEALQLVRDRKMEFCAHAYALFMPDEELEKTYPLLVVQWCLMVPLYNSVSTYFYPLQPFAWNVWFFALGALVGLVLLELMWLRLFGGWWSGLQGTLLDSFCYIINVPTEGQLQQPCLLRFLLLVTVFFHGFFLSAYYTSNLGSILTVTLFHAQINTMDDIVSAQLPVMIIDYEMDFLLNLNKELPEEFLKLLRPVDSAIFSEHQTRFNSSFAYFVTEDHWQFLDEQQKHLKQRLFKLSGICFGSYHLAFPLQMDSSLWRDIEYFTFRIHSSGLLNFYARSSFGSALHAGLVERWPESREYTSAGLQHLAIAFILLLVMSILAGIVFVLERISRANEGFLFYYQ; this is translated from the coding sequence ATGCAATACATACTCAATCTGTTGGGTCCATTTGCTCGACTGAAAGTGTTCCAGGAGATCGTGTGGTTCGTTAGTCCACATCAGCGTTTGGACCAAGTGGATGAGTTTATAATGCGAATGGATGAGGCCTTTGGAGAGACCGCCACTCAGACGGTGGTGAATAACAATACGGAGATGCGAATGTTACACTCGTCGGCCCGCAGGAACCACATGAGCTTTGTGTTCACCACTGGAGCCGAAGATCCGATTATGAAGGTGTTCAGCAAGgtcctgctcgggcgccactTCTACTTCTCGATGATAATGTATGTGGACAAAGTGGGCAACATGCAGCCAATCAATGAACTGCTGCTCTTTGCCTACAACCAGCAGTTCATGAACTCCATGATTTACTTCGAGTCCGAGGAGGGAATTAACCAGCTCTTTGGCGTCTCCAAGTTCCCCTCCATGACATTCGAGAACCGCACCGACTTTTTGAGGTTCATCGGAAAGGTTTGGAAGAAGGTTTTGAACGCCCGCTCAGATGTAGGTGGCTTCGAATTTGCCACGCCTTTGCGCCAGGACCTGCCACATCTCTTCCAATCGCAAGGACATTATGATGGGAGTACCTACCGGATCATCGATACATTTGTGAAATTCATCAACGGTGGCTTTGCGGAGCTTATAATGCCACCAGATACTCTTGGTGGGCAGGTGATCAACATGAAGGAGGCCCTGCAATTGGTTCGAGATCGCAAGATGGAGTTCTGTGCCCATGCCTACGCCCTGTTCATGCCCGACGAGGAGTTGGAGAAGACATATCCCCTGCTGGTGGTGCAGTGGTGTCTAATGGTTCCCCTCTACAACAGTGTGTCCACGTACTTCTATCCACTGCAGCCTTTCGCCTGGAATGTGTGGTTCTTCGCATTGGGAGCTCTTGTTGGACTGGTTCTCCTGGAATTGATGTGGCTCAGGTTGTTTGGTGGATGGTGGTCAGGCCTTCAAGGCACCCTTTTAGACTCTTTTTGCTACATCATCAATGTGCCCACCGAGGGGCAGTTACAACAGCCCTGCCTCCTTCGCTTTCTCCTCCTGGTCACCGTGTTTTTCCATGGATTCTTCCTGTCCGCCTACTACACCTCCAATTTGGGCAGCATTCTGACCGTGACTCTCTTCCACGCCCAGATAAACACAATGGATGACATAGTGAGTGCCCAGTTGCCCGTCATGATAATTGACTACGAGATGGATTTCCTCTTGAATCTGAACAAGGAGCTGCCCGAAGAGTTTCTGAAACTTCTACGACCCGTCGATTCGGCCATTTTCTCAGAGCACCAGACGAGATTCAACAGCTCCTTTGCCTATTTCGTCACCGAGGATCACTGGCAGTTTCTCGACGAGCAGCAGAAGCATCTGAAGCAGCGCCTCTTCAAACTAAGCGGCATCTGCTTCGGTTCCTACCACCTGGCCTTTCCCCTCCAGATGGATTCATCCCTGTGGCGGGACATCGAGTACTTCACATTCCGCATCCACTCATCCGGGTTGCTCAACTTCTATGCCCGCAGCAGCTTTGGATCGGCCCTTCATGCCGGTTTGGTCGAGCGATGGCCAGAGAGTCGGGAGTACACGTCCGCCGGACTGCAGCATCTGGCCATTGCCTTTATCCTTCTACTGGTGATGAGCATCTTAGCAGGGATTGTGTTTGTTCTGGAAAGGATCTCTAGGGCCAATgagggttttcttttttattatcaaTGA
- the Ir56d gene encoding uncharacterized protein Ir56d produces MDNRAAELILRERDIFPSGSENILLLNNSFVLEMFFRITQLYHFKNFIFYISERLDLKNKDSQEFFHDFWTYFPLAPNLIITRQHHVAIPMMQFISTPSLVMVFTTAKDDPIMEVAAQSLRGIRWLKTIFILFPSLESRDFDSNPESYAQFSAGITAFYEWVWKKQFINTLLVTIKDSVFVLDPYPTPSVVNKTSDWRAEDFFQKYAKNMKGYEVRTPILYDLPRVFKSDRPTNRFEKSFVHGTSGNLFLGFLEFVNATLVDTSVNMTASYLNMTDLLDLVSQGVYETLIHSFTEITTKYVVSYSYPIGINDCCIMVPYRNQSPADQYMREALQENVWLLIILFTLYITLAIWLCSPLRPRDLSAAFLQSICTLTYSAPTFIIRTPTLRMRYLYVVLAIWGIVTSNLYISRMTSYFTTAPPPRQVNTVQDVVEANLRIKMLAVEHERMSKSPLQYPASYMHQVDLVDKHMLDLHREPFNTSFGYTVSSDRWRFLDMQQLHLRKPIFRLTDICEGPFYHVFPMHQDSHLRSPMTEYIMIAQQAGLMNHWKREAFWEAVHLHRIQVHMFDEEPMALTLNFFASILRTWTFGLILAGLAFAAEMKWHEHVTLKRRPVIGLSRKPRSFLRRFMKL; encoded by the coding sequence ATGGACAATCGTGCGGCGGAACTTATCCTCCGAGAACGGGACATTTTCCCATCTGGTTCCGAGAACATCCTGTTGCTCAACAACTCGTTCGTTCTGGAAATGTTCTTCAGAATAACGCAGCTGTATCACTTCAAGAACTTTATATTCTACATATCCGAGAGACTGGACCTCAAGAACAAGGACTCGCAGGAGTTCTTTCACGACTTCTGGACCTACTTTCCACTGGCCCCCAACCTGATAATAACGCGGCAGCACCACGTGGCCATACCGATGATGCAGTTCATCAGCACCCCGTCGCTGGTGATGGTCTTTACAACGGCCAAGGATGATCCCATCATGGAGGTGGCCGCCCAGAGTCTGCGAGGGATCCGCTGGCTCAAGACGATATTCATTCTCTTTCCCAGTCTTGAGAGTCGCGACTTTGACTCCAATCCGGAGTCATACGCCCAGTTCTCGGCTGGGATCACTGCCTTCTACGAATGGGTGTGGAAAAAGCAGTTTATCAACACTTTGCTGGTCACCATAAAGGATAGTGTCTTCGTGTTGGATCCCTATCCCACACCATCGGTTGTTAACAAGACGAGCGACTGGAGGGCTGAGGACTTCTTTCAGAAGTATGCCAAGAACATGAAGGGCTATGAGGTGAGAACGCCCATCCTGTACGATCTGCCGCGGGTCTTCAAGTCGGATCGGCCCACCAACAGATTTGAGAAGAGCTTCGTTCACGGGACCAGCGGTAATTTATTCCTCGGATTCCTGGAGTTCGTCAATGCAACTCTCGTGGATACCAGCGTTAATATGACAGCTAGCTACTTGAACATGACGGACCTGCTGGACCTGGTTTCCCAGGGAGTGTACGAGACCCTGATCCACTCCTTCACCGAAATAACAACCAAGTACGTGGTTAGCTACAGCTATCCCATTGGCATCAACGACTGTTGCATCATGGTGCCCTATCGCAACCAATCGCCTGCGGATCAGTACATGCGCGAGGCTCTCCAGGAGAATGTGTGGCTCCTGATCATCCTGTTCACACTCTACATAACCCTGGCCATCTGGCTGTGTTCGCCCCTGAGGCCACGTGACCTCAGCGCCGCCTTCCTGCAGTCCATCTGCACGCTGACCTACAGTGCGCCCACCTTCATCATTCGCACGccaacgctgcgtatgcgcTACCTTTATGTTGTTCTGGCTATCTGGGGCATAGTCACATCGAACTTGTACATTTCCCGGATGACCAGCTACTTCACCACAGCCCCGCCGCCGCGACAGGTGAACACGGTGCAGGATGTGGTGGAGGCGAACCTGAGGATCAAAATGCTGGCCGTCGAGCATGAACGGATGTCCAAGTCACCGCTGCAATACCCGGCCAGCTATATGCACCAGGTGGACCTGGTGGACAAGCACATGTTGGACCTGCACCGAGAGCCATTCAACACCTCCTTTGGCTACACGGTGAGCAGCGATCGCTGGCGATTCCTGGACATGCAGCAACTTCATCTGCGAAAGCCCATCTTTCGACTGACCGACATCTGCGAGGGTCCGTTCTACCACGTGTTTCCCATGCACCAGGACTCCCACCTGCGCTCCCCGATGACCGAGTACATTATGATCGCCCAGCAGGCAGGCCTAATGAACCACTGGAAGCGCGAGGCCTTCTGGGAGGCAGTGCACCTGCACCGCATTCAGGTTCACATGTTCGACGAGGAGCCCATGGCCCTGACCCTCAATTTCTTTGCCAGCATTCTGCGCACCTGGACCTTCGGTCTGATTCTAGCCGGATTGGCCTTTGCGGCTGAGATGAAGTGGCACGAGCACGTGACCCTCAAACGGCGACCTGTCATCGGACTATCCCGCAAGCCCAGGTCCTTTCTCAGGCGATTCATGAAGTTGTGA